The proteins below come from a single Stigmatella erecta genomic window:
- a CDS encoding AgmX/PglI C-terminal domain-containing protein — protein MGRHQEPELESAVSADVHDALGEDLDAYLDRELLRPPAPKPASRAVMAPRKPRKSLQGMLALAAEEERWLCSEPGPEGQSESPPLLREAAPGKKPPEVSETQTPQVLLPELAWGSEPAPLSEAESASLQKPWQTLEDTLRPPAPRRRLGPVLWGMGVLGMGALGVGAACAFWAMRPAVLRSQEVSEAAAPTGPVAVVAQAPAEPERVPEPPRLKPPVRQTVAAAEPARDLPKAPGPAAVKAAPPAVAPVAKAPPTPTAPEPSKLDSAEELDAEFAQKLSVADKRSAPAPERKRAAPGWGPSKVEEEDLGDSSDVSHRGELPERLEPSEIQSVVVANQPAIASCIRRHKEATGSEGGSFVLRWTILASGSTAQVGMASEEMRGTPLARCIEGLVRGWKFPRHRVQQAPIQFPFRF, from the coding sequence ATGGGCCGTCATCAAGAGCCGGAGCTGGAGTCCGCCGTGTCCGCGGATGTACACGATGCGCTCGGAGAGGATCTCGACGCCTATCTGGACCGTGAGCTGCTCCGTCCGCCCGCGCCGAAGCCCGCCTCCCGCGCCGTGATGGCCCCCCGGAAGCCCCGCAAGAGCCTCCAGGGCATGCTCGCGCTGGCGGCCGAGGAAGAGCGGTGGCTGTGCTCGGAGCCGGGGCCCGAGGGGCAGTCCGAGTCTCCCCCGCTGCTCCGCGAGGCCGCCCCCGGCAAGAAGCCTCCCGAGGTGAGCGAGACGCAGACCCCGCAGGTGCTGCTGCCGGAGCTGGCCTGGGGCTCCGAGCCCGCGCCCCTGTCCGAGGCGGAGAGCGCCTCCTTGCAGAAGCCCTGGCAGACGCTGGAGGACACCCTCCGGCCCCCGGCCCCGCGCCGGCGCCTCGGGCCCGTGCTGTGGGGGATGGGGGTCCTGGGGATGGGGGCCCTGGGGGTGGGGGCCGCCTGCGCGTTCTGGGCGATGCGCCCCGCGGTGCTCCGTTCTCAGGAAGTGAGCGAGGCGGCTGCGCCCACAGGCCCCGTCGCCGTGGTGGCGCAGGCTCCCGCGGAGCCCGAGCGGGTCCCGGAGCCGCCACGTCTCAAGCCACCCGTGCGGCAGACCGTGGCCGCCGCGGAGCCTGCCAGGGACCTTCCGAAGGCGCCCGGGCCCGCGGCGGTGAAGGCCGCGCCGCCAGCCGTGGCACCGGTGGCCAAGGCTCCGCCCACGCCCACCGCGCCAGAGCCCTCCAAGCTGGACTCGGCGGAGGAGCTGGACGCGGAGTTCGCCCAGAAGCTCAGCGTCGCGGACAAGCGCAGTGCCCCGGCGCCCGAGCGCAAGCGCGCCGCGCCCGGGTGGGGGCCGTCGAAGGTGGAGGAGGAGGACCTCGGCGATTCGAGCGATGTGTCCCACCGCGGCGAGCTGCCCGAGCGCCTGGAGCCCTCGGAGATTCAGAGCGTGGTGGTGGCCAACCAGCCCGCGATCGCCTCGTGCATCCGGCGCCACAAGGAGGCCACGGGCAGCGAGGGGGGCTCCTTCGTGCTGCGCTGGACCATCCTGGCCAGCGGCTCGACGGCGCAGGTGGGCATGGCCTCCGAGGAGATGCGGGGCACGCCCCTGGCCCGCTGCATCGAGGGGCTCGTGCGGGGCTGGAAGTTCCCGCGCCACCGCGTGCAGCAGGCGCCCATCCAGTTCCCCTTCCGTTTCTAG
- the pdxA gene encoding 4-hydroxythreonine-4-phosphate dehydrogenase PdxA — MGISLGDVSGIGPEVTAAALALPRVRQALVPVVFGDGPTLERFPLFARYARATPQTLGRVTGPTVCVVTQLAEKDRVPGQPTREGGRAQYAYVTAAIEAARNGQVDALCTAPVSKEQISRAGIPFMGHTEVLAEAFGVEVMMMMDGPRVRVALATNHVPISALSQLLTVERLTAQLKLLSRSLTPVVGRRPRIAVLGLNPHAGEGGLLGREEVEVLTPAIRRARAARVDAHGPVPADGLFARPDAIPYDAVLAMYHDQGLIPAKALDFERTVNVTLGLPVPRTSPDHGTAYDIAGKGQANRVPMVEALLKAAQLARRG; from the coding sequence GTGGGCATCTCCCTGGGGGACGTGTCGGGCATTGGCCCGGAGGTGACGGCGGCGGCGCTGGCGCTGCCCCGGGTGCGCCAGGCGCTGGTGCCGGTGGTGTTCGGCGACGGGCCCACGCTGGAGCGCTTCCCCCTCTTCGCCCGGTACGCGCGCGCCACGCCCCAGACGCTGGGCCGGGTGACGGGCCCCACGGTGTGCGTGGTGACGCAGCTTGCGGAGAAGGACCGGGTGCCGGGCCAGCCCACGCGGGAGGGCGGCCGGGCCCAGTACGCCTACGTCACCGCGGCCATCGAGGCGGCGCGAAACGGCCAGGTGGACGCGCTGTGCACCGCGCCGGTGTCCAAGGAGCAGATTTCGCGCGCGGGCATCCCCTTCATGGGCCACACCGAGGTGCTGGCGGAGGCCTTCGGCGTGGAGGTGATGATGATGATGGACGGGCCGCGCGTGCGCGTGGCGCTGGCCACCAACCATGTGCCGATCTCGGCACTCTCCCAACTGCTCACGGTGGAGAGGCTCACCGCGCAGCTCAAGCTGCTGTCGCGCTCGCTCACGCCCGTGGTGGGGCGCAGGCCCCGGATCGCCGTGCTGGGGCTCAACCCGCACGCCGGCGAGGGAGGCCTGCTGGGGCGCGAGGAGGTGGAGGTGCTCACCCCCGCCATCCGCCGGGCGCGCGCGGCGCGGGTGGATGCGCACGGGCCCGTGCCCGCGGACGGGCTCTTCGCGCGGCCGGATGCCATCCCCTATGACGCGGTGCTGGCGATGTACCACGACCAGGGGCTCATCCCGGCCAAGGCGCTGGACTTCGAGCGCACGGTGAACGTGACGCTGGGGCTGCCCGTGCCGCGCACCTCGCCGGACCACGGCACCGCGTATGACATCGCGGGCAAGGGCCAGGCGAACCGCGTGCCCATGGTGGAAGCGCTGCTCAAGGCGGCCCAGCTCGCCCGGCGGGGCTAA
- a CDS encoding DJ-1/PfpI family protein, with product MLGKKLLMLVGDYVEDYEVMVPFQALQAVGHTVHAVCPDKKSGEFVRTAIHDFDGAQTYSEKPGHNFILNATFAEIEASHYDGLVVPGGRAPEYLRLNPKVLKVVRHFAETRKPIAAICHGLQILAAAGALEGKRCTAYPACGPEVALARGSYIEVASDEAVVDGNLVTAPAWPAHPRWIAGFLLLLGTRIQH from the coding sequence ATGTTGGGCAAGAAGCTGCTGATGCTGGTGGGCGACTACGTGGAGGACTACGAGGTGATGGTGCCTTTCCAGGCGTTGCAGGCCGTGGGGCACACGGTCCACGCCGTCTGCCCGGACAAGAAGTCCGGCGAGTTCGTCCGCACGGCGATTCACGACTTCGACGGGGCGCAGACGTACAGCGAGAAGCCCGGCCACAACTTCATCCTCAACGCCACGTTCGCCGAAATCGAAGCCTCTCATTATGACGGGCTGGTGGTGCCCGGAGGCCGGGCGCCGGAGTACCTGCGCCTCAACCCCAAGGTCCTCAAGGTGGTCCGCCACTTCGCCGAGACGCGCAAGCCCATCGCCGCCATCTGCCATGGCTTGCAGATCCTCGCCGCCGCGGGGGCGCTCGAGGGCAAGCGCTGCACGGCCTACCCCGCCTGTGGCCCCGAGGTGGCCCTGGCGCGCGGCTCCTATATCGAGGTGGCCTCCGACGAGGCCGTGGTGGATGGCAACCTCGTCACCGCCCCGGCCTGGCCCGCCCACCCGCGGTGGATCGCCGGCTTCCTGCTCCTGCTGGGCACGCGCATCCAACACTGA
- a CDS encoding extracellular solute-binding protein, translated as MPSPQWMLLISAVTCPLLGCGDSEPEPTPGPRTVLRVPLYSYIPDAAGDQFRSLGARLESEFEQLHPDVDLVINPTCFKDDLYEPAELARSLRGEGDCPYDVVETDTSLLGEIVETGAVRPWPALPQGPQWHPASLEASTYQGQLYGVPHWLCAHYLLSRSEAVSSAPAVDALVQALDGLQTPAMNLTGNWLGSWNLPALYFDAWADTYGAGNVQSAVSTQYDPAVLAGMKALAQGCETASGNPCLDGTYDASENFDLPTHLFADGQADALLGYSERLHTVLKRRPEEATAGTLRISLAPLGQGNQPIVFTDSFFLGKNCTGACEQAALQFTAYMSQASTYAWLLMSEDAPAAGRVPRYLMPAALEVYDTPALKADPFYPSIGAATRQAGAFPNRGLYPIRKQMRDGLLRTLAGEG; from the coding sequence ATGCCCTCTCCCCAATGGATGTTGCTGATCAGCGCGGTGACGTGCCCCCTCCTGGGTTGTGGTGACTCGGAGCCGGAGCCCACACCCGGGCCCCGGACCGTGCTCCGGGTCCCGCTCTACTCGTACATTCCCGACGCGGCGGGAGATCAGTTCCGCTCCCTCGGCGCGCGGCTCGAAAGTGAGTTCGAGCAGCTGCACCCGGACGTGGACCTGGTCATCAACCCCACGTGCTTCAAGGACGACCTCTACGAGCCCGCCGAGCTCGCGCGCTCCCTGCGCGGCGAGGGCGACTGCCCCTACGACGTCGTCGAGACGGACACGTCCCTGCTGGGCGAAATCGTGGAGACGGGCGCCGTGCGCCCCTGGCCGGCGCTGCCACAGGGCCCCCAGTGGCACCCCGCGAGCCTCGAGGCCTCCACGTACCAGGGCCAGCTCTACGGGGTGCCGCACTGGCTGTGCGCGCACTACCTCCTCTCGCGCAGCGAGGCGGTGAGCAGCGCCCCGGCGGTGGACGCGCTGGTCCAGGCGCTCGACGGGCTGCAGACCCCGGCCATGAACCTGACGGGCAACTGGCTGGGAAGCTGGAACCTGCCCGCGCTCTACTTCGACGCGTGGGCGGACACCTACGGCGCCGGGAACGTCCAGTCGGCCGTCTCCACCCAGTATGACCCAGCGGTGCTCGCCGGCATGAAGGCCCTGGCCCAGGGCTGCGAGACGGCCAGCGGCAACCCCTGCCTCGACGGCACCTACGACGCCAGCGAGAACTTCGACCTGCCCACGCACCTCTTCGCGGATGGCCAGGCCGACGCGCTGCTGGGCTACTCCGAGCGGCTGCACACCGTGCTGAAACGGCGGCCCGAGGAGGCCACGGCGGGCACGCTGCGCATCTCGCTCGCGCCGCTGGGCCAGGGCAACCAGCCCATCGTGTTCACCGACTCCTTCTTCCTCGGCAAGAACTGCACCGGCGCCTGCGAGCAGGCCGCCCTCCAGTTCACCGCGTACATGAGCCAGGCGAGCACCTACGCCTGGCTGCTCATGAGCGAGGATGCGCCCGCCGCCGGCCGTGTCCCGCGCTACCTCATGCCCGCCGCGCTGGAGGTCTACGACACCCCGGCGCTGAAGGCAGACCCGTTCTACCCCTCCATCGGCGCCGCCACGCGCCAGGCCGGGGCCTTCCCCAACCGGGGGCTGTACCCCATCCGCAAGCAGATGCGGGACGGCCTCCTGCGGACCCTCGCCGGCGAGGGCTGA
- a CDS encoding autotransporter domain-containing protein → MNLHPFWKLSALTLSLIAPAAMADWRNNGNIKRDQSDDSDYSDDRSRNDEDDADAEDGEESSGQDGRGFSLGLRAGYGLPLGKATGEADANLSDVISGIIPLQLDAGYFLTSHLYLGGSFQYAPGLLAEDCEEGASCSISVMRFGVNLAYHTAPFAKVDPWVGLGVGYERFNLSASAEFGGETIEASTTASGFEFAALQGGVDFKLSKHFAVGPFATFTVGQYSSLSVSDGEDSASVDIDEKAFHFWLMGGIKAQYRF, encoded by the coding sequence ATGAACCTCCATCCCTTCTGGAAGCTCTCCGCGCTGACCCTCTCCCTGATCGCCCCCGCCGCCATGGCGGACTGGCGCAACAACGGAAACATCAAGCGCGACCAGTCCGACGACAGTGACTACTCCGATGACCGCTCGCGGAACGACGAGGACGACGCAGACGCCGAGGACGGCGAGGAGTCCTCCGGTCAGGACGGCCGCGGGTTCTCCCTGGGCCTGCGGGCCGGCTATGGCCTGCCCCTCGGAAAGGCGACGGGCGAGGCCGACGCGAACTTGAGCGATGTGATTTCAGGCATCATCCCGCTGCAGCTCGACGCGGGTTACTTCCTCACCTCCCACCTCTACCTGGGCGGCTCGTTCCAGTACGCCCCGGGGCTCCTCGCCGAGGATTGCGAGGAGGGCGCCAGCTGCTCCATCAGCGTGATGCGCTTCGGCGTCAACCTGGCCTACCACACCGCCCCGTTCGCGAAGGTGGACCCCTGGGTGGGCCTGGGCGTTGGCTACGAGCGCTTCAACCTCAGCGCCTCCGCGGAGTTCGGCGGCGAAACCATTGAGGCCAGCACCACCGCCAGTGGCTTCGAGTTCGCGGCGCTCCAGGGCGGCGTGGACTTCAAGCTCAGCAAGCACTTCGCGGTGGGTCCTTTCGCGACCTTCACGGTGGGCCAGTACTCCAGCCTGAGCGTCTCGGACGGTGAGGACTCCGCGTCGGTGGATATCGACGAGAAGGCGTTCCACTTCTGGCTCATGGGCGGCATCAAGGCGCAGTACCGCTTCTAA
- a CDS encoding FAD-binding oxidoreductase, whose product MSEHLERDLAAVVPPEGLVIDPDVLDAHRHDQAAWAPAGRPRVLVRPGSTAEVQAVLRVATAHRVPVVARGAGSGLSGGANAVEGCIVLSLARMNRILEIDRRALLAVVQPGVINGALKAAVAEQGLWYAPDPASWEFSTLGGNLATNAGGLCCVKYGVTGDSVLGLEVVLADGSVVRTGGRTVKNVAGYDLTRLFVGSEGTLGILTEATLRLRPRPPKATTLLASFPSLTGAGVAVTDIMAGLRPSLLELMDRTTVRAVEAARPMGLDGEAAALLLARSDAGGEQGVAECARMAALCEAAGASFVAQSADEAEGELLLGARRFAFPALEKLGTTLLDDVAVPLSRIAELLAAVERIAAQRGVLIGTFGHAGDGNMHPTLVFDRNDPDAVARAQAAFEDILQAVGALGGTLTGEHGVGLLKRPFLAAQLGPGTMRLHYTLKAAMDPLGLLNPGKLL is encoded by the coding sequence ATGAGCGAGCACCTGGAGAGGGACCTCGCGGCCGTGGTGCCGCCCGAGGGGCTTGTCATCGATCCGGACGTGCTCGATGCGCACCGCCACGACCAGGCGGCGTGGGCCCCTGCGGGACGGCCCCGCGTGCTGGTGCGCCCGGGGTCCACGGCCGAGGTGCAGGCGGTGCTCCGGGTGGCCACCGCCCACCGGGTGCCCGTGGTGGCCCGGGGCGCGGGCTCGGGGCTGTCCGGGGGCGCCAACGCCGTGGAAGGGTGCATCGTGCTGTCGCTTGCCCGGATGAACCGCATCCTGGAAATCGACCGGCGCGCCCTCCTGGCTGTCGTGCAGCCTGGCGTCATCAACGGCGCGCTCAAGGCGGCGGTGGCCGAGCAGGGGCTTTGGTACGCGCCGGACCCGGCGAGCTGGGAGTTCTCCACGCTGGGCGGCAACCTGGCCACCAACGCCGGGGGACTGTGCTGTGTGAAGTACGGGGTGACGGGGGATTCGGTGCTGGGGCTCGAGGTGGTGCTCGCGGATGGCTCGGTGGTGCGCACCGGGGGCCGCACGGTGAAGAACGTGGCGGGCTATGACTTGACCCGGCTGTTCGTCGGCTCCGAGGGCACGCTGGGCATCCTCACCGAGGCCACGCTGCGGCTGCGGCCCCGGCCGCCGAAGGCCACCACGCTGCTGGCCTCGTTCCCCTCGCTCACCGGAGCGGGCGTGGCGGTGACGGACATCATGGCGGGCCTGCGGCCCTCGCTGCTGGAGCTGATGGACCGGACCACGGTGCGCGCGGTGGAGGCCGCCCGGCCCATGGGGCTGGATGGGGAGGCGGCGGCGCTGCTGCTCGCCCGCTCCGACGCGGGCGGCGAGCAGGGCGTGGCGGAGTGCGCGCGGATGGCGGCCCTGTGCGAGGCGGCCGGAGCCTCCTTCGTGGCGCAGTCGGCGGACGAGGCCGAAGGGGAGCTGCTCCTGGGCGCGCGCCGCTTCGCGTTCCCCGCGCTGGAGAAGCTGGGCACCACGTTGCTGGATGACGTGGCGGTGCCGCTGTCGCGCATCGCGGAGCTGCTCGCGGCGGTGGAGCGCATCGCGGCCCAGCGCGGGGTGCTCATCGGCACGTTCGGGCACGCGGGCGACGGCAACATGCACCCCACGCTCGTGTTCGACCGGAACGACCCGGACGCGGTGGCCCGCGCCCAGGCGGCGTTCGAGGACATCCTCCAGGCGGTGGGCGCGCTGGGGGGCACCCTCACGGGGGAGCACGGGGTGGGGCTGCTCAAGCGCCCCTTCCTGGCCGCCCAGCTCGGCCCCGGGACGATGCGGCTTCACTACACGCTCAAGGCCGCGATGGACCCGCTGGGCCTGCTCAACCCCGGCAAGCTGCTCTGA